A stretch of DNA from Dioscorea cayenensis subsp. rotundata cultivar TDr96_F1 chromosome 4, TDr96_F1_v2_PseudoChromosome.rev07_lg8_w22 25.fasta, whole genome shotgun sequence:
TTCAGTAGGTATTAATCTGTTTGGTCTTGTGAACAGAGGAAAGCATACAAATAACAAGTAAAGCGATGACAGCAACGAAAGAACAAGCCAGAGATATCTGAACCCTTTTGCAGAACTTGCCAAACATGGAGCACACCTGAGACCAGCCTGTATGCACATTTCCTTTCTTCCCTAAATACCCGATCGCCGTCGCCGATGAGACCGCCGATATTGCTAGCACCATCACCACCTGCCAAGTTCATCAAAACACGTACACTTAACTCAAAACCATGCAAAAGGATAAATGTCTTAAAAACAATTAAGGAGAAGGTTACTGGTTACACACCAGATCCAACAAGTGAAGAAGATAACCGTTCAAAAGAGTTGAAAGAAAACCCAGTGATACCAGTGAATAAACACAGATAATCACATTCCCAATCACAAAGAACCTGAATTCCATGCAAAAAGAACATAACATGTATCAAGATGAAAGAAAAGCATGCAGCTTGCAGCATTAATCAGTAATAATGAAGTCATGAGCTAGCTCACACAAAAGCTGGAGAAGACTTGAAGCTAGCACTCATCTCAAGGCCAAGGACTTGAACTGTTTGCTTGTTGAAAACCATGACTAAAGTTGCACTCAAAGTGGATATAAAGGCCAAGATCCTAAGAACAGTAGTCGTTCTCAGATAATTCTTATTGACTTCATAATTTGGCCTTCTCTCTGCCTTCACCCCCTCCATTGAAATCAGGTGAATGATAAGAAAACTCAAATGGTTTGATTTATAAAAGTTGGAGGTTGGATTGAGAGAGTTGTTGCTGAAAATGCGCAGGAGAAGTTGGGAGAGTGGAAGAATAGTTTCTTGTGAGATCCAATCACCGCTGGTTGTTGTTTTACTTGTCTCACCTTATACAAGTCATTGAGACAACAAATGGGTGCAAATTGCAAAAGCAGTAGCGTATGTACGAATTTATGTACACCGGGAGGtgagattagtgttttaattaattagttttgtttgagttgaattgaattgatctCCTCTTTTTATGGGAGTTACGTTGAGATCCAAAAACCGCACGTATGTCCCTCCAACTTAGTTGCTGAGATCATCCGGGGCTTTTTAGGTGTTGGATTTCTACACGGAATAGCGTATATATAAAACTCTTATTGAGAAAACATTTTTCAATCACCAGgactttttttcatttattagtaTCGAGTCTTTTGTATAATGTGTCCATCAGAAAAGATCTGCGATCAAACATAAAAACTCATATAAAATGAAAGTATATGTgctcattaaattttttttgcgattttgcatatatatttgATAGTGTTTGTTACGATGATTTgtgaataaattttattttggaccTCATTGTTTtgctaatgattttttttttttaacgaaaTTAACTAATTTCGATGTTTGGGAAgggaa
This window harbors:
- the LOC120259403 gene encoding CASP-like protein 1F1, coding for MEGVKAERRPNYEVNKNYLRTTTVLRILAFISTLSATLVMVFNKQTVQVLGLEMSASFKSSPAFVFFVIGNVIICVYSLVSLGFLSTLLNGYLLHLLDLVVMVLAISAVSSATAIGYLGKKGNVHTGWSQVCSMFGKFCKRVQISLACSFVAVIALLVICMLSSVHKTKQINTY